A region of the Desulfovibrio sp. Huiquan2017 genome:
GCGAACGGCCTGACGAGCACACCCTGTTCCTGATTCTCGAACAACTCCGTCACAGCTATGATTTCGTGGTCGTGGACGCGGCCGCCCCGGGCGAGGACGAACTGCCCAAGGAAGTGGAGTTGGCCGATTCCATCCTGTTGGCCATGCAGCTCTCTCTGCCGTGCCTGGCCCGGGTCGCCCGGCTTGCCGAATCCCTTTCGGGCCAGGACCCGGACGCGGACCGGCGCATGCGGCTGGTGGCCAACCGCGTAACCCGCAACGCCTCCATCGGCGTGCCCGAGGCCGCCGAAGTCCTGGGCCGCGAGATCGCCTGGGCCGTGCCCGAGGACGGGGAGGCCGCGCTTTCCGCCATCAATCAGGGCACCCCCCTGGTCCAGGCCTTCCCCAAGTCCGCCTCGGCCAAGGCCGTGCGGAATTTGGCCAAGGGGCTGGCCCCCGAAGAGAAAAAGGCCTGCAAGGGGCTCTCCCTGCCGTTCTCCTCGCTCTTTCGCAAGAAGGGCAAGGCTTCGGACGCCAACGACAACATGGCGGGAGCGGCCTTATGAACCTCGCGGAACGACTGAATCGAAACGCGACGCGGCGCGGTTCCGCCACGGCGGAGGCTCCGGTTCAGGCCAAGCCCAAGGCCCGGCCCGGGACGGCCAAGGCCGGGGCGGACGAACACTATTTCGACATCAAGACCCGCATCCACGACCGGCTCATCGACATGATCGACCTGTCGCTCCTGGACTCCCTGAGCGAGGCCGAGGTGCGCGGCGAGATTGCCAAGGTCACCGAGGGGTTGCTCTGGGGCGAGTTCCGCAACGCGCCTCTCAATCTGGCCGAGCGCAAGCGCATGCTGGCCGAGGTCCAGGACGAGGTCATCGGCCTGGGGCCCTTGGAGCCCTATGTCCAGGACCCCACGGTCAACGACATCCTGGTCAACGGCTACCGGCATATCTACGTGGAGCGTTCGGGCAAGCTGGAGCTGACTCCGTCCCGCTTCAAGGACGACGACCATCTGCGCAAGATCATCGACCGCATCGTCTCCAAGGTAGGACGGCGCATCGACGAGTCGCAGCCCCTGTGCGATGCCCGCCTGCTCGACGGCTCGCGCGTCAACGCGGTTATTCCGCCCCTGGCCATCGACGGGCCGTCGCTGTCCATCCGCAAGTTTTCCAAGGACCCCCTGGAAGTGGCCGACCTCATCGGTTTCAACTCCCTGACCCCGGAGATGGCCCTGCTCATGAAGGGCATCGTCCAGACCCAGCTCAATGTGCTCATCTCCGGCGGCACCGGCTCGGGCAAGACCACGCTCCTCAACTGCCTGTCGCGCAACGTGCCCGAGGACGAGCGCATCGTGACCATCGAGGACGCGGCCGAGTTGCAACTCAAGCAGGAGCATGTGGTCAGGCTGGAGACCCGCCCGGCCAACATTGAGGGACGCGGCGAGATCACCATGCGCGACCTGGTCAAGAACTGCCTGCGCATGCGCCCGGACCGGATCATCGTCGGCGAGGTCCGTTCGGCCGAGGCCCTGGACATGCTCCAGGCCATGAACACCGGCCACGACGGCTCCCTGACCACCGTCCACGCCAATACCCCGCGCGACGCGCTCATGCGCCTGGAGACCATGATCTCCATGGCCGGGTTGAACCTCAACCCCCTGTCCATGAAGCGCTACATCTCCTCGGCCATCGACGTCATCATCCAGGCCACCCGCCTGGTGGACGGCACCCGCAAGGTCATTTCCATCCAGGAGGTGACCGGCATGGAAGGGGAGATGATCACCATGCAGGAGATCTTCGCCTTCGAGCAGACCGGGCTGACCGCCGACGGCAAGGTGGAGGGGCATTTCACCGCCCGGGGCATCCGGCCCAAGTTCGCCGAGAAGCTCGAACGCATGGGATTCCCGTTCCCTTCGGAAATGTTCCACGTCACCCCCAGACCGCAACGGAACAAGGAGTAGGCCCATGTCCATGGCATTAATCATCGCGGCGGCGGCCGTGCTCATCGTCTTCCTGCTGGCCATGGGCGTCGGTTCGCTCATGCGGTCGGGTTCGGACAAGGCCGAGCGGCGGGTCAGGGAGCGCCTCCAGGCCATGGCCCTGACCGCCGACATCGACGCCGCCTCCGTGGACCTGGTCCTGCGCGAGACCACCATGAGCGAGGTGCCCCTGTTCAACCGGCTGCTTGAAGGCATGCGCTGGTCCGCCAATTTCAGCCGCCTGCTCTATCAGGCGGACGCCAGGGGCTCGGCGGGCGCCTACCTCCTGCTGTGCATGCTTCTCGCCGTCATCGGCGTCTATGCGGGGAGTTTCTCCGGCAGGCTGTGGGTGTCGGCGGCCGGGGCGATCATGCTCGGCTACGCCCCGGTCTGGGTCCTCCAGGGCAAGAAGCGCAAGCGCATGGAGCGTTTCCAGAAACAGTTGCCCGAAGCGCTGGACCTCATGGCCCGGGCGCTGAAGGCCGGGCACACCTTCGGCGGCGGCATGCGCATGGTGGCCGACGAGTTTGAAGCCCCCATCGGCCCCGAGTTCGGCAAGACCTTGGACGAGATCAACTACGGCATGGACGTGGATCGGGCGCTGACCAATCTCCAGGCGCGGGTGGACTGCCCGGACCTGAAGTTCTTCGTGGTCTCGGTAAACATCCAGCGCGAGACCGGCGGCAATCTGGCCGAAATCATCGCCAAGATCGCCTCCCTGGTGCGCGAGCGGTTCGCCCTGTTCGGCAAGATCCGCGTCCTGTCCGCCGAGGGCCGGGTGTCCGCCTACATCCTCGTCGCCCTGCCGTTTATCCTGACCGGCATACTCTATGTGGTCAACGCGGACTACATCCGCCTGTTGTGGACCCGGGAGTTGGGGCTGAACATGGTCTGGGGCGCGGTCATCTCCATGATCATCGGCGCGGCCATCATTCGCAGGATCATCCAGATCAAGGTCTAGGGAGGACGGCATGAACGATCAGCTCATTCCCCTGTTCGCTTCCGGCATCGGTTTCATCGCCGTGCTTCTGGGAGGCTACGGCCTGCTCGGCTACCTGAGCGGAGCCAACGACTCGGCCCGGCTCAGGGAGCGGGTTTCGGGCACGGCCGTCAAGCGGTCCGAGGCCCTGACCGCCCCGTTGGGCGAGGCGATCAAGGGTGCCGTGGAATTCTTCGGTCGGCTGGGCACCAAGATCGGCCCCACCGAGGCCGAGGAGATCGGCAAGAGCCGCCTGCGCCTCATCCAGGCCGGGCTGCGCAAGCCGGATTCCCACAAGATATTTCAGGGGGTCAAGGGCGTCCTGGCCGTCGGTCTGGCGGGCGGGTTCCTCCTCTTCCGCTTCCTGTTCATGGACGACATGTCCATGGGCATGACCGCCTTCGGCACGGTCCTGTTGGCCACCATCGGCGTGTACGGGCCCGAATACTGGCTGACCAAGAAGATCAACGGGCGCAAGGTGGCCGTGGGCGACGAACTGCCCGACGCCCTTGATCTCCTGGTGGTCTGTGTCGAATCCGGCATGGGGCTGGATCAGGCCATTGACCGGGTCTGCCGGGAAATGAGGACCTCGGGCCCGATCATCAGTTCCGAGTTCAAGCTGCTCTCCCTGGAGCTGCGCGCGGGCAAGGCCCGCGTCGAGGCCCTCCGCTCCCTGGCCGAAAGGGTGGGGCTGGACGACCTGAACAGCCTGACCTCCCTGCTTATCCAGGCCGACGCTTTCGGCATCAGCGTCGGACGGACCCTGCGCGTCTACTCGGACGCCATGCGCGTCAAGCGCTCCCAGCGCGCCGAGGAAAAGGCCGCCAAGATGCCGGTGCTGCTGCTTCTACCCCTTGTGGCGTTCATCCTCCCGACCCTGTTCGTGGCCATCCTCGGACCGGCGGTGATCATGAGCATGGACATGTTCCTTGAGATGAACCGCCACTAGGCAAACAGCAAAGGAGACCGTCATGAAAAAGCTTTGCATCATAGCGACAACGATTTTCGCGGGCCTGGTCCTGTCCGGCTGCATGAACAAGTCGTACAACGACAAGACCTTCGACGAACTGGCCTACGGCGAGGGCTCTCCGGTCACCCTGACCAGCGAGCAGCATGAGCAGGTGGGCGACGGCTACGTCCGCCGCGCCAAGCCCGAGATGGCCCTGGTTCACTTCAACAAGGCCATCGAGCTGGACGGGAACAATCTGGACGCGCGGGTCAAGCGCGGCGACCTGCTGGTTTCCCAGGGGCTCGACGAGCAGGCCCTGGCCGAATATTCCAAGGTCCTGGAAAAGGGCCCGAATCACGCCGTGGCCAATGAGGCCGCAGGCTGCGTGTATTTCCGGGCCGGGCTCTATAGCGAGGCCGAGACGCATCTGGCCCGCGCGGTGGCCCTCAATCCCATGCTCTGGAAGGCCCACAATTTCCTGGGCATCATCCACGACCGCAATGCGGAGTACGACGAGGCCGCCGAGGAATTCGCGGCCGCCCTGGAACTGCACCGGGGCAGCGGCGTGGATGAAATCTACAACAACTTGGGCGTGGTCCACATCGCCCGTCGGCAGTACGGCCAGGCGGTGGAGACCTTTCGCCTGGCGCTCCGTTCGGGCGGCATGTCCTCCCGGACCTACAACAATCTCGGCCTGGCCCTGGCCCGCCTGGACCGCCTGGACGAGGCCCTTGAATCCTTCAAGTACGCGGGCGGCGAAGCCAAGGCCAACAACAATCTCGGATACGTCCTCCTGACGGAGAACCGGCCCGCCGAGGCGGTGCCCTATTTCGAGCGGGCCATCGAGCTTTCCCCCAGCTACTACGTGAAGGCCGCCGACAACCTGAAACGCGCCCGTCTGGCGGCCCGTTTCCAGAAGACCGGCCCCCAACTTAGCGGTTCCACCCCGAACCCTCTGCTTCGTCAGTCCTTCCCCGACACGAAGCAGAACCCCGGCGAGCCTGCGGCATCTCCCGCGTCCGCAGGCTCGCCATCCTCCCCCGCCAGGGTCGTCAAGGCGGCCCTGGAGGCGCCGGGTTCCGGGGATCAGACTATAATTCCAGACCACAAGACCTACGGGCTGCACGTCAGCTCCTTCCGTGACCACGAAAGCGCCTTCGTCCATTGCGCACAGCTTGAGAAGCAGGGGTTCACGACCTGGATCAATCAGGTTGATCTCGGCGGCAAGGGCGTCTGGTACCGCGTCCTGGTGGGCAGGTTCGCCTCGGTCAAGGAGGCCAAGGCCGAGCGGCCCGACGTGCTGGCCATCCTGAATCTGGACCGCGCCCCGGTCTTCGAGCGCGTGGATCCCAGGCCCGAGGTCTCGGCCCAACTCTAACGACGCGACGCCTTGCAAGGCGCACCGCCCCGGACAGGCTCCCGCAATGGCCTGTTCCGGGATGACCGCGCTGTGGAGGAACCTTCCCTTTCCCGGGGGATTTCCGTATGTTCCCAAGAAGGCACGACGCCCGTTCCGGGCCTGAACCCATCGGGAGATGCAACTTGGCAGCTGACCGCACCCGACGCTTTCGCGTTCTCGCCGTGGACCATGACGAGTCCATGCTCATGCTCTATCGCGATGTCCTTTGCTTCGAGAGCGAGGAGCCGTCCGCCTTGGAGGCGCTGTTCGGCGACGATGCCCGACTGCCGTCCCGTGAGGAGATCGACGAGGACGCGGCCCGGCCGATTTTCGACGTGATTCCGGCCCGCGATGCGGCGGGGGGGCTTGAGGCCATGGACCGGGCCCTGGCCGAAGGCGATCCCTTCGCCATCGCGCTCATCGACATCCATCTGTCCGACCTGGACGAGGCGCTCGGGGGCATCGAACTGGCCGAGGGGCTGCGCCGCCGGGACCCGAACATGGAGATCGTCCTGCTGTCGGCCCGCCACAAGGTGCCGCTCAAGGAATTCAACAAGCGGGTCCAGCCGCCGGAAAAACTGCTTTTCATCCAGAAGCCGTTTCGTTCGCCCGAGCTCAAGCAGATCACGCTGTCTCTGGGCTCCAAATGGGACGCCGAAAACCGGCTCAGGGACCTGAACGAGACCCTGGCCTCCAAGGTCGAGGCCCGGACCAGCCAACTCAACGCGGCCAACCGGCGGCTTCGGCTCGACATCGCCAAGCGCGCTGCTGTCCTGCGCGAACTCCAGGCCTCGGAACAACGCTACCGGCTGCTCTTCGAGAAGGACATCAGCGGCAATTTCGCGGCCGACGCGCAGGGGCGTATCCTGGACTGCAACGCGGCCTTTGCCGAGATGTTCGCTTTCCGCCTGCCCGAGGACGTGCTCGGCGCGAACATCTTCGACCTGTGGGACAAGGCCGGGGCCGACGAATCTCTGCGCGGCCTGCTGTCCGGCTCCGGGCGGGTGGCCAGTCAGAAGGTCGTCTTCACGCGTGGATCGCTCAAGCGTCATCTGATGGTTTCCTGCGACACCGTGATCGGCGAGGAGGGCGGATGGGCGGAGCTGCGGGGCTACCTGTTCGACATCTCCGAACCCAAGCGCCTGGAGGACCAGTTGCGCCAGTCCCAGAAAATGGAGGCCCTGGGCACGCTGGCCGGGGGTATCGCCCACGATTTCAACAACATCCTCGGCGTCATCCTGGGTTATGCCGAGATCATCGAGTCCGGGGCCGAGCCGGATTCCGGCCTGGAACGGCGCATCGGGGAGATATCCCGGGCGGGCCGCCGGGCGCGCGACCTGGTCACGCAGATCCTGAATTTTTCCCGCCAGGGCCCCCAGGAACGGCACGCCATGACCCTGACCCCGCTGATCAAGGAGGCCCTCAAGCTGCTCCGTTCCAGCGTGCCCTCCAACGTGGCCATCGTCACCCGGCTTGAGACCGACCGCGACCAGGTCATGGCCGATCCGACCCAGATGCACCAGATTCTGCTCAACCTGTGCGGCAACGCCGCCCATGCCATGCGCGAAACGGGCGGAACCATGACCATCACCCTGGCCGACGTGCGGGCGGGAGATCCGGTGCTGCCGCCCGAGGATCTGGGCAAGGGCGAGCGGTTCGTGCGCCTGACCGTGGAGGACAACGGGCCGGGCATCGACCCGGATGTGGTCGAGCGCGTCTTCGATCCCTTCTTCACCACCAAACGGCAGGGCGAGGGCACCGGCATGGGCCTGGCCATGGTCCACGGCATCGTCAAGCGGCATGACGGCTACCTGGAGCTGGAGAACCGGCCCGGCCAGGGCGCGTCCTTCCATGTCTTTCTGCCGCGCAATTCCGAGGCCGTCCGGATTGAGGCGGACATCCCGGCCGATCTGGTCTTCCGCGAGGGGCGCATCCTGTTCGTCGATGACGAGAAGCCGCTCACGGACATCGGCCGCGAGATGCTCGAAGCCTGCGGCTTCGAGGTGGTCGCCCGAACTTCCTCCATCGAGGCCCTGGAGGCCTTCCGGTTCCGGCCCCGGGATTTCGACCTGATCATCACGGACCAGGCCATGCCGAACATGACCGGCATGGAGTTTGCCCGCGAGGTTCTCAAGATCCGGCCCGGCATCCCGATCATCCTGTGCACCGGCTTCTCGGACGCCGTGTCCTACGACCGGCTGCGCGATATCGGCATCGGCGATTTCATCATGAAGCCGATCCTCAAGCACGACCTTGTGGCCGCCATCAGCCGGCTCCTTTCCCGCGAATAACCGCCATCCGCCCGGCTCGCGCCGGGATTTTCGCCCGACAAAACCTTCGCCCGGTCCGGGGGCGTCGCTGGAGAAGGCCCGTAGAGGGAACTGTTCGGTGGACGGCGCCCGCGGCGCGATGATTGCGTCCTTCTCTTCATTGGGAGGGGCACGATACGCCGCGCCGTTCGCTGCGGCCGCGAACCCGAGGCGGGGGAATGGCTTCGACCGGGAGAGGGCGGTTAGACGCCGGGTTCCACGTAGTAGGTGATGCGGGTGCGGGGGGAGAGATATTGGAGCATTTCCGGGGTGAGCTGGGCCAGGCGGATGGATTTTTCCACGCGCAGGTCCGGCTCGTCGGTCAGGTCCACGATGAGCGCTTCCTTTTTGGGCACGTCCGGGTCGTAGAGCATGACGCTCGGGTTGAGCTGGTTCTGGGGGTTCACGGCCATGACCATGCCGACATCGCCGTTGGACAGCTCCACCACGGTGCCCGGCGGGTAAACGCCCAGGCAGCGGATGAACAGGGCAAGCAGTTCCACGTCGAAGAGGTGCTTCTGTTGGCCGAACATGTAGGACAGGGCCAGATACGGGGTCAGGGATTCCATGGGGTCGGCCCGATTACAGTGGTTGTCGTAGGCGTCGGCGATGGCCACCATGCGCGCCAGCCGGTCGATCTCTCCGCTTGAAAGCCCCTCGGGAAAGCCCGAGCCGTCCATGCGCTCATGGTGTTGGGCCACCACCCGGGCCGCTTCGCGCGGGAAAATGTCGATCCCCGCCAGCAGGGTCGCGCCGTGTTCCGGGTGCCGTTCAAGCAGTTCCTGCTCCGGCCGGGTCCGCTCGCCACGTTTTTTCAACAGTTTTTTTGGCAACCGCTCCTTGCCTATGTCGTGGAAGAGCGCGCCCAGGCCGAGGGCGGTC
Encoded here:
- a CDS encoding CpaF family protein, producing MNLAERLNRNATRRGSATAEAPVQAKPKARPGTAKAGADEHYFDIKTRIHDRLIDMIDLSLLDSLSEAEVRGEIAKVTEGLLWGEFRNAPLNLAERKRMLAEVQDEVIGLGPLEPYVQDPTVNDILVNGYRHIYVERSGKLELTPSRFKDDDHLRKIIDRIVSKVGRRIDESQPLCDARLLDGSRVNAVIPPLAIDGPSLSIRKFSKDPLEVADLIGFNSLTPEMALLMKGIVQTQLNVLISGGTGSGKTTLLNCLSRNVPEDERIVTIEDAAELQLKQEHVVRLETRPANIEGRGEITMRDLVKNCLRMRPDRIIVGEVRSAEALDMLQAMNTGHDGSLTTVHANTPRDALMRLETMISMAGLNLNPLSMKRYISSAIDVIIQATRLVDGTRKVISIQEVTGMEGEMITMQEIFAFEQTGLTADGKVEGHFTARGIRPKFAEKLERMGFPFPSEMFHVTPRPQRNKE
- a CDS encoding type II secretion system F family protein, with translation MSMALIIAAAAVLIVFLLAMGVGSLMRSGSDKAERRVRERLQAMALTADIDAASVDLVLRETTMSEVPLFNRLLEGMRWSANFSRLLYQADARGSAGAYLLLCMLLAVIGVYAGSFSGRLWVSAAGAIMLGYAPVWVLQGKKRKRMERFQKQLPEALDLMARALKAGHTFGGGMRMVADEFEAPIGPEFGKTLDEINYGMDVDRALTNLQARVDCPDLKFFVVSVNIQRETGGNLAEIIAKIASLVRERFALFGKIRVLSAEGRVSAYILVALPFILTGILYVVNADYIRLLWTRELGLNMVWGAVISMIIGAAIIRRIIQIKV
- a CDS encoding type II secretion system F family protein, which translates into the protein MNDQLIPLFASGIGFIAVLLGGYGLLGYLSGANDSARLRERVSGTAVKRSEALTAPLGEAIKGAVEFFGRLGTKIGPTEAEEIGKSRLRLIQAGLRKPDSHKIFQGVKGVLAVGLAGGFLLFRFLFMDDMSMGMTAFGTVLLATIGVYGPEYWLTKKINGRKVAVGDELPDALDLLVVCVESGMGLDQAIDRVCREMRTSGPIISSEFKLLSLELRAGKARVEALRSLAERVGLDDLNSLTSLLIQADAFGISVGRTLRVYSDAMRVKRSQRAEEKAAKMPVLLLLPLVAFILPTLFVAILGPAVIMSMDMFLEMNRH
- a CDS encoding SPOR domain-containing protein; the encoded protein is MKKLCIIATTIFAGLVLSGCMNKSYNDKTFDELAYGEGSPVTLTSEQHEQVGDGYVRRAKPEMALVHFNKAIELDGNNLDARVKRGDLLVSQGLDEQALAEYSKVLEKGPNHAVANEAAGCVYFRAGLYSEAETHLARAVALNPMLWKAHNFLGIIHDRNAEYDEAAEEFAAALELHRGSGVDEIYNNLGVVHIARRQYGQAVETFRLALRSGGMSSRTYNNLGLALARLDRLDEALESFKYAGGEAKANNNLGYVLLTENRPAEAVPYFERAIELSPSYYVKAADNLKRARLAARFQKTGPQLSGSTPNPLLRQSFPDTKQNPGEPAASPASAGSPSSPARVVKAALEAPGSGDQTIIPDHKTYGLHVSSFRDHESAFVHCAQLEKQGFTTWINQVDLGGKGVWYRVLVGRFASVKEAKAERPDVLAILNLDRAPVFERVDPRPEVSAQL
- a CDS encoding response regulator, with amino-acid sequence MAADRTRRFRVLAVDHDESMLMLYRDVLCFESEEPSALEALFGDDARLPSREEIDEDAARPIFDVIPARDAAGGLEAMDRALAEGDPFAIALIDIHLSDLDEALGGIELAEGLRRRDPNMEIVLLSARHKVPLKEFNKRVQPPEKLLFIQKPFRSPELKQITLSLGSKWDAENRLRDLNETLASKVEARTSQLNAANRRLRLDIAKRAAVLRELQASEQRYRLLFEKDISGNFAADAQGRILDCNAAFAEMFAFRLPEDVLGANIFDLWDKAGADESLRGLLSGSGRVASQKVVFTRGSLKRHLMVSCDTVIGEEGGWAELRGYLFDISEPKRLEDQLRQSQKMEALGTLAGGIAHDFNNILGVILGYAEIIESGAEPDSGLERRIGEISRAGRRARDLVTQILNFSRQGPQERHAMTLTPLIKEALKLLRSSVPSNVAIVTRLETDRDQVMADPTQMHQILLNLCGNAAHAMRETGGTMTITLADVRAGDPVLPPEDLGKGERFVRLTVEDNGPGIDPDVVERVFDPFFTTKRQGEGTGMGLAMVHGIVKRHDGYLELENRPGQGASFHVFLPRNSEAVRIEADIPADLVFREGRILFVDDEKPLTDIGREMLEACGFEVVARTSSIEALEAFRFRPRDFDLIITDQAMPNMTGMEFAREVLKIRPGIPIILCTGFSDAVSYDRLRDIGIGDFIMKPILKHDLVAAISRLLSRE
- a CDS encoding HD-GYP domain-containing protein, which translates into the protein MPEYRISVDQLRPGVFIRLEKTGWFEHPFLFSNFKIKDADQIALIKGLGITHVTCIPEKSDVLPSTPDRPGATAPLSGKAAPREVIDHLWAIKKERTRRLKQKKERIAVCEKRFNSCVKTFNDILKGVVAGQAEAAVAAADFVARLTEYFLDDRESILHLMNVVDRGESTYSHPMNVAVLSLIVGKEARLSEAEMTALGLGALFHDIGKERLPKKLLKKRGERTRPEQELLERHPEHGATLLAGIDIFPREAARVVAQHHERMDGSGFPEGLSSGEIDRLARMVAIADAYDNHCNRADPMESLTPYLALSYMFGQQKHLFDVELLALFIRCLGVYPPGTVVELSNGDVGMVMAVNPQNQLNPSVMLYDPDVPKKEALIVDLTDEPDLRVEKSIRLAQLTPEMLQYLSPRTRITYYVEPGV